From Streptomyces griseorubiginosus, one genomic window encodes:
- the lanKC gene encoding class III lanthionine synthetase LanKC: MDKRYEVYALADRHFYETPDRISAGEAPVYETARRAVPDGWDAARIGDWLTLTPLGPDGKPEPGPSQGWKIHASATRENADRIAAIVWDYCVPRRISFKFVPGPHLLHLRNTKYAARDTSGKFVTIYPADEEQLHEVLRELGKLLEGFEGPYILTDLRWYEGPLYVRYGAFARTFVVDERGSLVPAVRNGEGTLVPDRREPSFQVPEWVTLPDFLAPHLEARNTTTVGELPYRIEKALHFSNGGGVYTGTDTRDGRKVVLKEGRPHAGLAADGADAIARLEREKDALERVAGTGVVPEVRDWFTLGDHRFLVMDFLEGRPLNSFFAERHPLLTPDPDPEAVADYTAWAVRVHGAVERAVAAVHARGIVFNDLHVFNIMVGPDEESVSLLDFEAAAPVEENGRQVVAHPGFFAPPDRKGVDVDRYALACLRIALFLPVTTLFVVDRGKAAHLAEVILRQFPDVPKEFLDEAVAEITRDIAVPDDSDAGGERAVVRAAVARSFVEPGDWPYSRDSMVKAILASATPERADRLFPGDITQFNDGGGLGLAHGAAGVLYALDAIGAERYEEGERWLLERTAPPPTGTPLGLYDGLAGVAHVLDRLGHRQRALDLVGRVLAERWQNLSADLHGGLAGLGLVLGELADTTGESELRDRAAEAADVLVRRLAQPLPDTPRKRRAGLLRGWTGPALFLLRQYERTGEPLLLRAAEVALRRDLECCVTHPSGSMEVDEGWRTLPYLGEGSAGIGMVLDDFLAHGADTEGEFERARAGILTAATSRFYVQPGLFQGRAGMILHLARTDTPGAGRERLAEQIDGLGWFAMDYQGQLAFPGHQMMRLSMDLGTGTAGCLLALGAAQEVQGADGAADAPGTAHLPFLPPLRRPHERGSAT, translated from the coding sequence ATGGACAAGCGCTACGAGGTGTACGCGCTGGCGGACAGACACTTCTACGAGACGCCCGACCGGATCTCGGCGGGCGAGGCGCCCGTCTACGAGACGGCGCGCCGGGCGGTGCCGGACGGCTGGGACGCGGCGCGGATCGGTGACTGGCTGACGCTGACGCCGCTCGGTCCGGACGGGAAGCCGGAGCCGGGTCCTTCTCAGGGCTGGAAGATCCACGCCTCGGCGACCCGGGAGAACGCGGACCGGATCGCCGCGATCGTGTGGGACTACTGCGTGCCCCGGCGCATCTCGTTCAAGTTCGTCCCGGGCCCTCATCTGCTGCACCTGCGCAACACCAAGTACGCGGCCCGCGACACCAGCGGGAAGTTCGTGACGATCTACCCGGCGGACGAGGAGCAGCTGCACGAGGTGCTCCGGGAGCTGGGCAAGCTCCTGGAGGGCTTCGAGGGGCCGTACATCCTCACCGACCTGCGCTGGTACGAGGGCCCGCTGTACGTCCGCTACGGCGCGTTCGCGCGGACCTTCGTCGTCGACGAGCGGGGCTCGCTGGTGCCGGCGGTGCGCAACGGCGAGGGCACGCTGGTGCCGGACCGGCGGGAGCCGTCCTTCCAGGTGCCCGAGTGGGTGACGCTGCCGGACTTCCTTGCGCCGCATCTGGAGGCCCGCAACACCACGACGGTCGGCGAGCTGCCGTACCGGATCGAGAAGGCGCTGCACTTCTCCAACGGCGGCGGTGTCTACACCGGCACCGACACCCGTGACGGGCGCAAGGTCGTCCTCAAGGAGGGCCGGCCGCACGCGGGGCTCGCCGCGGACGGGGCGGACGCGATCGCCCGGCTGGAGCGGGAGAAGGACGCCCTGGAGCGGGTGGCGGGTACGGGCGTGGTGCCCGAGGTGCGGGACTGGTTCACCCTCGGCGACCACCGGTTCCTGGTCATGGACTTCCTGGAGGGGCGCCCGCTGAACTCGTTCTTCGCCGAGCGGCATCCGCTGCTCACCCCGGACCCCGACCCGGAGGCGGTGGCCGACTACACCGCGTGGGCGGTGCGCGTCCACGGGGCGGTGGAGCGGGCCGTTGCGGCGGTGCACGCGCGCGGGATCGTCTTCAACGACCTCCATGTCTTCAACATCATGGTCGGCCCCGACGAGGAGTCGGTCTCCCTGCTCGACTTCGAGGCGGCGGCGCCGGTCGAGGAGAACGGCCGCCAGGTCGTCGCCCACCCCGGCTTCTTCGCCCCGCCGGACCGCAAGGGCGTCGACGTCGACCGCTACGCGCTGGCCTGTCTGCGGATCGCCCTGTTCCTGCCGGTCACCACGCTGTTCGTGGTGGACCGGGGCAAAGCGGCCCACCTGGCCGAGGTGATCCTGCGTCAGTTCCCGGACGTGCCGAAGGAGTTCCTCGACGAAGCGGTCGCGGAGATCACCCGGGACATCGCCGTACCGGACGACTCCGACGCCGGCGGCGAGCGCGCGGTCGTGCGCGCCGCGGTCGCGCGGTCCTTCGTCGAACCGGGCGACTGGCCCTACAGCCGCGACTCCATGGTCAAGGCGATCCTCGCCTCGGCCACCCCCGAGCGCGCGGACCGGCTCTTCCCCGGCGACATCACCCAGTTCAACGACGGCGGCGGCCTCGGGCTCGCGCACGGCGCGGCCGGCGTGCTGTACGCGCTGGACGCGATCGGCGCCGAGCGGTACGAGGAGGGCGAGCGCTGGCTCCTGGAGCGCACCGCGCCCCCGCCGACGGGCACGCCGCTCGGGCTCTACGACGGCCTCGCGGGCGTCGCCCATGTCCTGGACCGGCTCGGCCACCGGCAGCGCGCCCTCGACCTCGTCGGGCGGGTCCTCGCGGAACGCTGGCAGAACCTCTCCGCCGACCTGCACGGCGGCCTCGCGGGACTCGGCCTGGTCCTCGGTGAACTGGCCGACACCACGGGCGAGTCGGAGCTGCGGGACCGCGCCGCCGAGGCGGCCGACGTCCTCGTACGACGACTCGCGCAACCCCTGCCGGACACGCCCAGGAAGCGCCGGGCGGGGCTGCTGCGAGGGTGGACCGGACCCGCGCTGTTCCTGCTGCGGCAGTACGAACGCACCGGTGAGCCGCTGCTGTTGAGGGCGGCCGAGGTGGCGCTGCGCAGGGACCTGGAGTGCTGTGTGACGCACCCGAGCGGCTCGATGGAGGTCGACGAGGGCTGGCGGACCCTGCCCTACCTCGGGGAGGGCAGCGCGGGCATCGGGATGGTGCTGGACGACTTCCTCGCCCACGGCGCCGACACCGAGGGGGAGTTCGAGCGGGCGCGGGCCGGCATCCTGACCGCCGCCACCAGCCGCTTCTACGTACAGCCCGGTCTCTTCCAGGGCCGCGCCGGGATGATCCTGCACCTCGCGCGCACCGACACGCCCGGTGCGGGCCGGGAGCGGCTCGCCGAACAGATCGACGGCCTCGGCTGGTTCGCCATGGACTACCAGGGCCAACTGGCCTTCCCCGGCCACCAGATGATGCGTCTGTCGATGGACCTGGGCACCGGAACGGCAGGGTGCCTGCTCGCGCTCGGCGCGGCCCAGGAGGTCCAGGGAGCCGACGGGGCCGCCGATGCCCCCGGCACCGCACACCTGCCGTTCCTGCCGCCGCTCCGGCGGCCCCACGAACGCGGTTCCGCGACCTGA
- a CDS encoding SapB/AmfS family lanthipeptide, with protein sequence MALLDLQTMESDEHTGGGGNSTLSLLSCVSAASVTLCL encoded by the coding sequence ATGGCACTTCTCGACCTGCAGACGATGGAGTCCGACGAGCACACCGGCGGCGGCGGCAACAGCACGCTGAGCCTGCTCTCCTGCGTCAGCGCCGCGAGCGTCACGCTCTGTCTCTGA
- a CDS encoding ABC transporter ATP-binding protein, protein MTTRTAPQDPPGLLGPAPARCLVLCLVSTAGTGAALLLPAALGRTLDLLLAREPAASWALYCAALLLLIALLDAVETVLGGTVTALSTAWLRRRLTGHVLAVGPRATARFGPGDLVARLVGNAAQAGTAPAARAALFAALAGPVGAVVALGLISPWLAAVFLAGAPVLALLLRAFARDTRECVTRYQEVQGRIAQALSEAVGGHRTIRAAGTEDRETARILRPLPELSAAGHRMWRVQGRASGQSVAIAPLLQLGVVAVAGVLLARHLVTVGEVLAASRYAVLATGVGVLVGQLAGLARARAATGRLDEVLAEPPVEYGARRLPPGPGRLELRGVTALRGGRAVLDGVDLVVPGGTTLAVVGRSGAGKSLLAAVAGRLTEPDSGEVLLDGVPLRELTHDDLRRSIAFAFERPALLGGTLEEEIGLGLPSPSPARVRRAARTAHADDFVRRLPDGYDTLVADAPRSGGESQRLGLARAFAHGGRLLVLDDALSSLDTVTEARITEALLNGGAAGTRLLVAHRATTASRADTVAWLEGGRIRAVGRHEELWRVAEYRGVFAEGVEAGAAEGDVADTGVVGAGAWGAGPVASGAPDGGAPKRRPLERAASEHGVPDGAAPESGAPGKPASGGGESS, encoded by the coding sequence ATGACGACTCGCACCGCGCCACAGGACCCGCCCGGCCTGCTGGGTCCGGCCCCCGCCCGCTGCCTCGTCCTGTGCCTGGTGAGCACCGCCGGAACCGGCGCCGCGCTGTTGCTGCCCGCGGCCCTCGGCCGCACCCTGGACCTGCTGCTCGCGCGGGAACCCGCAGCCTCCTGGGCGCTGTACTGCGCCGCACTGCTCCTGCTGATCGCCCTGCTCGACGCGGTGGAGACCGTCCTCGGCGGCACGGTCACCGCCCTCAGCACCGCCTGGCTGCGCCGCCGTCTCACCGGGCACGTCCTGGCCGTCGGCCCGCGCGCCACCGCCCGCTTCGGGCCCGGGGACCTCGTCGCGCGTCTCGTCGGCAACGCCGCCCAGGCCGGCACGGCCCCGGCCGCGCGTGCCGCCCTGTTCGCCGCGCTCGCCGGGCCGGTCGGCGCCGTGGTGGCCCTCGGCCTCATCTCCCCCTGGCTCGCGGCCGTGTTCCTGGCCGGAGCGCCGGTCCTCGCCCTGCTGCTGCGCGCCTTCGCCCGGGACACCCGGGAGTGCGTGACCCGCTACCAGGAGGTGCAGGGCCGGATCGCGCAGGCGCTCTCGGAGGCCGTCGGCGGCCACCGCACCATCCGGGCGGCGGGGACGGAGGACCGGGAGACGGCCCGGATCCTGCGCCCGCTGCCCGAGCTGTCCGCGGCCGGACACCGTATGTGGCGGGTGCAGGGCCGGGCCTCGGGCCAGTCCGTCGCGATCGCCCCGCTGCTCCAGCTCGGTGTGGTGGCCGTCGCCGGCGTCCTGCTCGCCCGGCACCTGGTCACGGTCGGCGAGGTGCTGGCCGCCTCCCGGTACGCGGTCCTCGCGACCGGCGTGGGCGTCCTGGTGGGACAGCTCGCCGGTCTCGCCCGGGCCCGGGCGGCGACCGGCCGCCTGGACGAGGTCCTCGCGGAACCCCCCGTCGAGTACGGCGCGCGCCGGCTGCCGCCCGGTCCGGGGCGGCTGGAACTGCGGGGCGTCACCGCCCTGCGCGGCGGCCGGGCCGTGCTCGACGGCGTCGACCTCGTCGTGCCGGGCGGCACGACGCTCGCGGTGGTGGGCCGGTCGGGGGCGGGCAAGTCGCTGCTCGCCGCGGTCGCCGGGCGGCTCACCGAACCGGACTCCGGCGAGGTTTTGCTGGACGGGGTGCCGCTGCGCGAGCTCACCCACGACGACCTGCGCCGTTCCATCGCCTTCGCCTTCGAGCGGCCCGCGCTGCTCGGCGGCACCCTCGAGGAGGAGATCGGCCTCGGTCTGCCGTCCCCCTCCCCCGCCCGGGTCCGGCGGGCGGCCCGCACGGCCCACGCCGACGACTTCGTCCGCCGTCTGCCCGACGGCTACGACACCCTCGTCGCCGACGCCCCGCGCTCCGGCGGCGAGTCCCAACGACTCGGCCTCGCCCGGGCGTTCGCCCACGGCGGCCGTCTGCTCGTCCTGGACGACGCCCTCTCCAGCCTCGACACGGTCACCGAGGCCCGGATCACCGAGGCCCTCCTGAACGGCGGGGCAGCCGGCACCCGCCTCCTGGTCGCCCACCGCGCCACGACGGCGTCCCGCGCGGACACGGTGGCCTGGCTGGAGGGCGGCCGAATCCGGGCGGTGGGGCGACACGAGGAGCTGTGGCGGGTGGCGGAGTATCGGGGGGTGTTCGCGGAGGGGGTGGAGGCGGGGGCTGCGGAGGGGGACGTTGCGGACACGGGGGTTGTCGGCGCGGGGGCTTGGGGTGCGGGCCCTGTGGCGTCGGGAGCTCCAGACGGTGGTGCTCCGAAGAGGCGGCCCCTGGAACGGGCTGCTTCAGAACACGGTGTTCCGGACGGGGCTGCACCGGAGAGCGGCGCACCGGGCAAGCCCGCTTCTGGCGGTGGGGAGTCGTCATGA
- a CDS encoding ABC transporter ATP-binding protein — protein sequence MTSVRGGAVTGGVYAGGLRYLRARWRVLGRLGGWSVLETAQTFLTGYAPAHALDEGFLAGRPGVGLVWLGVAGLGVLVGAYGTVRVYAAVAALVEPLRDALVRRVVGRGVREADAGALSGLTQQVEIARDTLAGLVMVSRSFVFTAAGAVVGLASLDPLLLLVVGPPLAAGLGLFAATLRPLARRQEDFLVADEALAEGLGRVCPGLRDVTAAGAEDRVSADAGRLVDTEQRAAYALAHWSVLRVAALALGGQLPIVLLLVCAPWLLSHDVTAGALVGALAYVTQSLLPALHNLVHGLGTSGSRLVVVLRRLLREPDTQNGPSASTPARTDEASPHPEPGPAPCAGDPAHVDGAVPPQDPPRPLPVDAEAAVQDSEADARPERLRGGSGPRPRLAARPARHDSGAASAGADGPRPAKLRSPSHSTPAEPPALALTSLTFAYGPAATPVVDRLDLALAPGAHLAVVGPSGIGKSTLTALVAGLLRPTGGQIRVCGHPVPSPGAAAGRVLIPQEAYVHTGTLAENLAHLRSGPVPEAELLAAAEAVGLTPLLEALGGPRATVDPAALSAGERQLVALARAYLSPAPLVLLDEATCHLDPRAEERAERAFAERPGTTLVVVAHRISSARRAGHVLLMDGPHTAYGTHDELVRESPAYRALVGGWTAVPPNQAAPQKQAAPPHQTAPPDPSEPPLALRDPDRVDAVAGPGLAGDRGHVVAHRPVGQMQASRDLRDGGPLRREG from the coding sequence ATGACGTCCGTCCGGGGTGGTGCCGTGACCGGCGGGGTCTACGCCGGCGGGCTGAGGTACCTGCGGGCCCGGTGGCGGGTTCTCGGCCGGCTCGGCGGGTGGTCGGTGCTGGAGACCGCGCAGACCTTCCTCACCGGGTACGCGCCCGCCCACGCCCTGGACGAGGGGTTCCTGGCCGGTCGTCCCGGCGTGGGACTGGTGTGGCTCGGCGTGGCCGGACTCGGCGTGCTCGTCGGGGCGTACGGAACGGTACGGGTGTACGCCGCCGTCGCCGCGTTGGTCGAACCGCTGCGGGACGCCCTGGTCCGGCGGGTCGTCGGGCGCGGGGTGCGGGAGGCGGACGCGGGTGCGCTGTCCGGGCTGACCCAGCAGGTGGAGATCGCACGGGACACCCTCGCAGGGCTGGTGATGGTGTCGCGTTCGTTCGTGTTCACGGCGGCCGGGGCCGTCGTAGGGCTGGCCTCGCTCGACCCGCTGCTCCTGCTGGTGGTGGGACCGCCGCTGGCCGCCGGACTGGGCCTGTTCGCGGCCACGCTGCGGCCGCTGGCCCGGCGCCAGGAGGATTTCCTGGTCGCCGACGAGGCTCTGGCCGAAGGTCTCGGCAGGGTCTGCCCGGGGCTGCGGGACGTCACGGCGGCCGGGGCGGAGGACCGGGTCTCGGCCGACGCGGGCCGACTGGTCGACACGGAACAGCGGGCGGCGTATGCCCTGGCCCACTGGTCCGTCCTGCGCGTGGCCGCCCTCGCCCTCGGCGGCCAGCTCCCGATCGTGCTCCTCCTCGTCTGTGCCCCCTGGCTCCTCTCCCACGACGTCACCGCGGGCGCCCTGGTCGGCGCCCTCGCCTACGTCACGCAGTCGCTGCTCCCCGCCCTCCACAACCTGGTCCACGGCCTGGGCACAAGCGGCTCACGGCTGGTGGTGGTCCTACGACGCCTGCTCCGCGAGCCGGACACGCAGAACGGGCCGAGCGCGAGCACCCCGGCCCGAACCGACGAGGCGAGCCCTCACCCCGAGCCCGGCCCGGCCCCCTGCGCGGGAGACCCGGCTCACGTCGACGGGGCCGTACCGCCGCAAGACCCGCCCCGCCCCCTCCCGGTCGACGCAGAGGCGGCTGTCCAGGACTCCGAGGCCGACGCACGGCCCGAGCGGCTTCGGGGCGGATCGGGCCCCCGCCCCCGCCTGGCGGCTCGGCCGGCCCGCCACGATTCCGGTGCCGCCTCCGCCGGGGCAGACGGTCCGCGTCCCGCCAAGCTCCGCTCGCCGTCCCACAGCACACCCGCCGAACCCCCCGCCCTCGCCCTCACCTCCCTCACCTTCGCCTACGGCCCCGCCGCCACCCCCGTCGTCGACCGGCTGGACCTCGCCCTCGCGCCCGGGGCCCATCTGGCCGTCGTAGGGCCCAGTGGGATCGGGAAGTCCACGCTCACCGCTCTGGTCGCCGGGCTGCTCCGGCCCACGGGTGGGCAGATCCGGGTGTGCGGGCACCCCGTGCCCTCCCCCGGGGCCGCCGCCGGGCGCGTGCTGATCCCGCAGGAGGCGTACGTCCACACCGGCACCCTCGCCGAGAACCTCGCGCACCTGCGGTCCGGGCCGGTGCCCGAGGCGGAGCTGCTCGCGGCGGCCGAGGCGGTCGGGCTGACCCCGCTGCTCGAGGCGCTCGGCGGGCCTCGGGCGACCGTGGACCCGGCCGCACTGTCCGCGGGTGAGCGCCAGCTCGTCGCGCTGGCCCGGGCCTACCTGTCCCCCGCCCCCCTCGTCCTGCTCGACGAGGCGACCTGCCACCTCGACCCACGCGCCGAGGAGCGTGCCGAGCGGGCCTTCGCCGAGCGGCCGGGGACGACACTGGTCGTCGTCGCCCACCGCATCAGCTCGGCCCGCCGCGCCGGTCACGTGCTGCTGATGGACGGCCCGCACACGGCGTACGGCACCCATGACGAGCTGGTGCGCGAGTCACCGGCCTACCGCGCCCTCGTGGGCGGCTGGACGGCCGTACCACCGAACCAGGCCGCACCACAGAAGCAGGCCGCACCACCGCACCAGACCGCCCCTCCAGACCCGTCAGAGCCACCCCTGGCCCTGCGAGATCCGGATCGCGTCGATGCGGTTGCGGGCCCCGGTCTTGCGGGTGATCGCGGCCATGTAGTTGCGCACCGTCCCGTGGGACAGATGCAGGCTTCCCGCGATCTCCGCGATGGAGGCCCCCTCCGCCGCGAGGGATAA
- a CDS encoding SpoIIE family protein phosphatase, which translates to MVGVSDGHTSAPAPTSARTRVGRPLLSLALASMMDEVHAHSGAVYLLAADEPVLEMAVMAGLPRAFAAPWERVGLSAPIPVAEAVRDRRLVWVGGEQEMARRFPRIAVVLPYPFALAAVPVATPSKVYGAVFVTWPGSHPPDLSDRERDHLVAACERLAVRLERAVEDSVPPHAEPDLLGSAPVGGAAGTLGTVEAARMVSRLPYGLCSLDLHGRVSFANAAAAELIGVPVSQLLGSQLWAAVPWLNDPVYEDRYRAALLSQHSTSFVALRPPGDWLSFRLYPSTTGLSVRVSRARAVAEMNRTGPQPGASPSRLVTISQVLSLAGALTEAVGVQDVVQLVADEIAPAVGSQALVVLGSRGGRLHVLGHRGYPDARIVERFNGLPLTEPTPGTHALSTGVPAFFDSREQLEHLYPGRLATPDGFAAWAYLPLIASGRPVGTCVLAYAERHPFPADERAVLTSLGGLIAQALERAVLYDAKHQLAHGLQAALLPHTLPVLPGVEAAARYLPATQGMDIGGDFYDLVPVNGRAAAVIGDVQGHNVTAAGLMGQIRTAVRAYTTVGQTPEEVMRSTNRLLIDLGAELFASCLYLGLDPERGRAVMARAGHPPPLLRRPDGRVRVLDLAGGPLLGIDGSAGYPTTEVELAPGSVLALYTDGLIESPGVDIEDALAELGRQLAETGDRPLDELAYELVRRSAAARERNDDVALLLLRADG; encoded by the coding sequence GTGGTCGGCGTGTCCGACGGGCATACGTCCGCCCCGGCGCCGACGAGCGCCCGGACCCGCGTGGGACGCCCCCTGCTCTCCCTGGCGCTCGCCTCGATGATGGACGAGGTCCACGCCCACTCCGGCGCGGTCTATCTGCTGGCCGCCGACGAACCGGTGCTGGAGATGGCGGTGATGGCGGGCCTGCCCCGGGCGTTCGCGGCGCCCTGGGAGCGGGTGGGGCTGAGCGCCCCGATCCCGGTGGCGGAGGCGGTGCGGGACCGGCGGCTGGTGTGGGTCGGCGGCGAACAGGAGATGGCGCGCCGCTTCCCGCGGATCGCGGTGGTGCTGCCGTATCCGTTCGCACTGGCCGCGGTGCCGGTGGCAACCCCGTCCAAGGTGTACGGCGCGGTCTTCGTGACCTGGCCCGGTTCGCACCCGCCGGACCTGTCCGACCGCGAGCGGGATCATCTGGTCGCGGCCTGCGAGCGGCTCGCGGTGCGGCTGGAACGGGCCGTGGAGGACAGTGTGCCGCCGCACGCCGAGCCGGATCTGCTGGGATCGGCACCGGTCGGCGGTGCGGCCGGGACGCTGGGCACGGTGGAGGCCGCGCGGATGGTGTCCCGGCTGCCGTACGGGCTGTGCTCGCTCGATCTGCACGGGCGGGTGTCCTTCGCCAACGCGGCGGCGGCCGAGCTGATCGGCGTCCCGGTCTCCCAGTTGCTGGGCTCGCAGTTGTGGGCTGCGGTGCCCTGGCTCAACGACCCGGTCTACGAGGACCGTTACCGGGCCGCGCTGCTCAGCCAGCACAGCACGTCCTTCGTGGCGCTGCGGCCGCCCGGCGACTGGCTGTCGTTCCGGCTGTACCCGAGCACCACCGGGCTGAGCGTCCGGGTCAGCCGGGCCCGGGCGGTGGCGGAGATGAACCGGACCGGCCCGCAGCCCGGCGCCTCGCCGTCCCGGCTGGTGACGATCTCGCAGGTGCTGAGCCTGGCCGGAGCGCTGACCGAGGCGGTCGGTGTGCAGGACGTGGTGCAGCTGGTAGCGGACGAGATCGCCCCGGCGGTGGGCAGCCAGGCGCTGGTGGTGCTCGGCTCCCGGGGCGGGCGCCTGCATGTGCTCGGACACCGCGGTTACCCCGACGCCCGGATCGTGGAGCGGTTCAACGGGCTGCCGCTGACCGAACCGACGCCGGGCACCCATGCCCTGAGCACCGGCGTGCCCGCGTTCTTCGACTCCCGCGAGCAGTTGGAGCACCTGTACCCCGGGCGGCTCGCCACCCCCGACGGGTTCGCCGCCTGGGCCTATCTGCCGCTGATCGCCTCCGGACGCCCCGTCGGCACCTGTGTGCTGGCCTACGCCGAGCGGCATCCCTTCCCCGCGGACGAGCGGGCGGTGCTGACCAGTCTGGGCGGGCTGATCGCCCAGGCCCTGGAGCGGGCCGTGCTGTACGACGCCAAGCACCAGCTGGCGCACGGCCTGCAGGCGGCTCTGCTGCCGCACACCCTGCCCGTGCTGCCGGGCGTCGAGGCGGCGGCCCGCTATCTGCCGGCCACTCAGGGCATGGACATCGGGGGCGACTTCTACGACCTGGTACCGGTGAACGGCAGGGCGGCCGCGGTGATCGGTGACGTGCAGGGGCACAACGTGACGGCGGCCGGGCTGATGGGGCAGATCCGGACGGCGGTACGGGCGTACACGACCGTCGGCCAGACGCCGGAGGAGGTCATGCGCTCCACCAACCGGCTGCTGATCGACCTGGGCGCGGAGTTGTTCGCCAGCTGCCTGTATCTGGGGCTCGACCCGGAGCGGGGGCGGGCGGTCATGGCGCGGGCCGGACATCCGCCGCCGCTGCTGCGCCGGCCGGACGGCCGGGTGCGGGTCCTGGACCTGGCCGGCGGACCGCTGCTGGGCATCGACGGCTCGGCCGGCTATCCGACGACGGAGGTGGAGCTGGCGCCGGGCAGCGTCCTCGCGCTCTACACCGACGGCCTGATCGAGTCGCCCGGCGTCGACATCGAGGACGCGCTCGCGGAGCTCGGGCGGCAGCTCGCCGAGACCGGTGACCGGCCGCTCGACGAACTCGCCTACGAACTGGTCCGCCGCAGCGCGGCCGCGCGGGAGCGGAACGACGACGTGGCGCTGCTGTTGCTGCGGGCGGACGGCTGA